The nucleotide sequence AATTAAAAACACAATTAATTATTAAATACATATTGTTCTGAATATACATATTAAAAAGTCATATATATTCATCATTTGTGTACGTATCTTGAATTATGttttgtgcaaaaaaaaaaaatctacaacATTGTAACCTTGAAAGCAGAGGGCCAGTGACCAGATGAAGATCGTGATAAAAGTCATGGTTGTTGTGGGTTCTGTTGTCATGAAGGACTGCTCTCAGTCATTAAGTGGTAAACTCACAGGGAAATAAACACTCCCAGACCACTGAAGCATGTGCTGTTAATGCAAAGTGTCCTCTCTATGCAAATGGTAATCCGAGGAACAACCAACACCATCAATGCTGAGAACCGGATTTGTTTCAACGGCTATCTCACCATGGTATATAACAATAACGTACGATTAAGCAAAAAGTAAGTGATTGTGCTTCCAGAATTCTAGTGGCTACTTACTATGGGGCTCCAGACAATCTGTTGAGGATAAAATAGGATTTTGTTTGTCTCCCCCCAGTGGTTAGAGCTGGTAACAACAGAAACCTCAGTGTTTCGGTGAATGTAGATAGAGATAAAAACCCACTGAGAGAAAGATATCCCACAGTAACAGAGATTATACAGTAGCATAACAGTCAGGCAATCAAACCCCACTCAAAGGAATTTAAATCTAAATGAGTTCACTTGAAACTAGGCCTAAAAGCACAAAGATTGCTTAAACACCAATGTGCATAAAATACACAAATATATGCATAATAGCAAGCCTATTGTTTTGCAAATCTTAATGCAAAATCAAGATGTCCAGAATGTCATGTGGTTTTGACCAATTCTCGTTAAAGGATTCACTCAAGCCAATCCCATTGAAAGGTTTTGTTAAGTTCTATACATGACATAAATGCATTCAGATAGTCCATTACACTTAGATTTAAGCACCTATACAAAGGGTTAAATAAGTGTTTGATTTCAGACAAAAAAAGTGGGATGGATGTTGAGTTTCTTAACAAAGCAACAGTGCCTCTTTGATAGATTACAGAACCTCTCCGAAAACAAAcgcaggagagaagagacaggtcaTTGTTTAAACACCTCTTTTCCAGAAGTCATTGTTGAGTCATTGCAGCTTTCCTGTGGTGCTACAAAACTGTCTTGAGATGATCCCTAATGCTTCCTCTGTCAGATTGAAATAATACTGCCTGATTCTGGAGAGCCTAAAAAGAGATTAGGAGATTGTTTGCTTACCTGTTCCTTGTACTTGTCCACCTGGGACCTCTCGCATGTCTGTGGCACCGTTCGATTTCTCAGCCAGAGAATCACAGGATAGACACTTGTTCCCAAATATTTGCACAAACTGATCATAGAATTTGcactcctcttcttcccctccaACCCTGGGAAAATAGAACGTAATATTTGGTTGTTGACTCAATGCTTATTCCTCATATCTGGTTGGTTAATGAGCTTTGCTTATCTAACATGAGCATAGCAAACCTCTGACCATGAAAACACAACTGTTCCATCAGTATGTCGTCTTCATAATCAATTCGCAATTATATATTGTGGTTATCAATGTCATATCCATATCTTATCCCCCATGGCTTACTGACTGCTCTCACAGAACTGGCGGAAGTTGGCCTTTAGTAGCTTCACTCTAGACTGGCACTGTTGGGCTGTCCTCAGTTAGCCCTCGTTGTCCATTGCCTGAGAGATCTCAGTGACAATGTGTCTGTTTTTGGTGCAGTCCTTCAGATCCTGCTGGACCTCGTCACTCCCCCAGATACTGAGGAGGACCCCAGTCTCACTGGCGCTCCAGGGGAACTCGGAGCTGTCAGTTAAAGGACAGCTAGCTGAAGACAGGTGACACCCAACGAACACATTGTTTACAATGGGAAGGGAATTGTGATGAAATTAAGTAAAGCATTGATTTGATTAATTAAATATATTCCATCTCAATTTATATCTGATGTTGAGGTGTAATTTATGAAGTAAAGAACTAGACATAAAACAGTAGTTATAAATCTTTTGTATTCACTTGTCATGGTGGAAGCTGGCCTTGAGTCGTTTGATGCGGGTGTGGCACTGCTCAGCCGTCCTGATGAACCCCTGGGCCGTCATCCTCCATGAGATGTACTCAAACACGTGTCTGTTCTTCAAGCAGCCGCGGAGGGAGAGCTGCACGTGGTCCTCACCCCAGACCACCCCAGACGTCCAGCAGAGCCTTGGTCTCCCGATCGGACCAGGGCATCTTCCTGCTGGACTCTGTCACAGCGTAACTGACTGAGCCCTGGTCTTCAAAAAAACAAAAATGAGACACGCATATGGAAGGTATGAGCGGCAGGGATTAATTTGCGCAATATGTTTTTGGGATGCTTTAGGTGGctactaaaatatatttttaaagattGATTGTGACTAGGGTCCTGATTTGACCTGACAACTGCTGACAATTTAGGCACCATGACTCACCTTAACCACAAATAATCTGTGCTTTGCACTTACGTCCTGCTGTGGAGACACCGTCGGTAAGTTTTCCTCAGCCGCTTAACCCTCGAGTGGCACTGCTCAGCCGTTTTGAAGTGCCCAATGGTGCCCTTTGCCAACGCAACCTCGGAGGCTCTTCTGGACCTCCTCGTTCCCCCACAGCTCAATGAGGGCCAGCGTCTCGGACTCTGACCACGGGGTATATCTCATCCCTTCAACACCTGCTCCAGGATCATAGGTACGGCTAGATCCAGATCATAGGTACGGCTCTGCTGATTTGATTGACTGAGTCTTCAATGTAAACAGATAAACCGTCTGTACTGCCAATGTACctgtgtcctggtctactgtttgATCAGCTCTTTCATCATACTCATCAATGGAGACCACTTCATGACCAAGTATTTGCTCCAACTGATTGTAGAACTTGTGTTCCGCTCCCTTTCTTCCACATCTGAGAATAGCAGACAGAAAAGGAAGCCATTTAAAAAACTTGAGATGGGGTATTCTGGCTATGGGTTAGACTAGAGTAAACTTATTTGTATGTTTCTGCAAAATAATATCAACATAAAAACATCAGAAAGTGTCCAATTTAAATCTGTGGGGTACAAACATACTGTGCTGGTGGAGGGAGGCTGCATCTCAAGTATTTGATCTAAAATATCGTAGAACTTAAAATCAACCTGCTCAGATCCAGATTAACTAGGAAGTGCACAGTTAGAGAGATTGCAAAATTAGAATCAATCTTTAATTCAATTTACATTAGAAAAATGACAAATGTATCAATAATAGAAGCTGAAATGCAATGATTACCAGATGGTTTCCTGGCACTGCCGATAGCTGGCTTTCAAACACTTTATCCTGGTGTGGCACTGATCTGCACTTCTGTAATAACCACGGAAGTTGAGCTTTCCCGAAATTTCTGAGTATATGTGACTGTTGTGCGGGCAGCGCTTCAGGTTCTGCTGCACAGTGTCTTCTCCCCAGAGCTCCAGGAGGATCACAGTCTCGCCGTCCGCCCAGGGGATCTTCTTCCTGTCCTCTGGCACGCCCACCATAGCCCCTGGATGGATCAGTCAATGGGAAAGAGTGTGTGAGAAAGATTGGCACAATCCATCCACTCACCCTTATCCCTAAACTCTTGTTGACTCCTCCTCACAAATATCAAAGAATGAGTCAGATAAGCTAGGTTGAGTTTCTTCCCCGTCCTTACATACCCATACAGGGGTCTTCATACCCATACAGGGGTCTTCATGTTGATCTTATTATAGTTTACTAGTGAAAGAGGAACTGGTTAACCAGTAGAGAGAATGTGACCTTACCCCTCTCCTGGGAAGAGTAAACAGAGCACTTGTTGTCTGCTGATGATGATGTCAAGACAGTTTTCTGACATCTCCACATGTGAGGGAAGCTCATTCCCCAGTATTCTCTCCAGCAGGTCACATCATTTGCATTCTACTTGCGCTCTGCCTTTCATGCTGCGTTTGGGGAAAGAAAACAAAGCACATTTTCAAAGCAAAGCATTTTTCTGTCTCAAATAGACTAAATGTAAGCCATGACAGGATATCAAACATGAATGCAAAGGCCCGAGCATAGATCTCTGTGGGACTGCCAATGCACAAATAAAATTATTGTTAAACTATAACTGACATACTTGTTCTCGTAGCACTGTCGGAAACTCAGTTTCAGTCTTTTAACCCTTGTCTGGCACTGCTCTGCAGTCCTTATAAAGCCCTGGGCAGACATCCTTTGGGATATCACAGCAAAAAGGTGCCCAATTCTATGCATACCCCTCAATTCCTTCTACATTTTGTCATCTCCCCATATGTTGACTAGGGTGAAGGTTTCCAAGTCTGTCCAGGGAACACTTCTGGTTCCTTAAATGGAAATAGAGACAAACATAACAGCAGTGATCACTGATTATTAATCATTTGATTGATTTAgatcagggctgcccaaccctcttcctggagatctaccttCCTGTGAGTTTTCAGTCCGAtcctaatttaacacacctgattctacttatTAGCTGTTCAACAAGACCTTAACTATCTGAATCAGATACGCTAAATGAGGGTTGGACTgaatacaggacagtagatctccaggaagagggttgggcagccctgattTAGATGAATCCCATTGCACATTCCAAATGTAAAATCAGGTGTATTGACATTCAAGCAGTTTGACCTCTTTGTAAGGTCGTGGGCAGCATGCTGCATGCAAACACACATTAGCCCCTTTCCCAATAGCCAATATTATGTGATTTACCAAGAAAGGCACAATCGGACCATACCCATATCTTCTAGACCAGAGTGGCCAGGGAACTCCCAATCATCAGTGTCTTCTAGCTGGTCATCTGTCACCTCTTCAACATCATAGGTTACCTCAGGAACCATTAAGGGGGACACATTCCCAAGTATTCGCTCGAGCTGGTCAAAATATTTACACTCCACTCTGTACATAGGCAATGGTTTCAGTGTGAGAATATAGACAAGCACATTTCAGGGATATTGTCCCCATgcctctctcatttttttaagtaggagaacatgcacaattggtggctgactaaataatgttttgccccagtgtatatatatatatatagtgtgtgtgtgtgtgtgtgtgtgtatatatatatatatatatatatagcaaatGTTCTTCTGTAGTGTATTCAATTCTGCTGGAGAGACTGGCGAAAGCTGTTCTTCAATCGTTTGATCCTGGTCTGACACTGCTCTACAGTTCTCATGTAGCCTCTCTCAGACATATTTTTTGGAAATGAGAGTGAACACGTGGCGATTTTTGACACAGCCTTTCAGAACTCGCTACACAGAGTCTTTTCCCCAAATTTCTATAAGGTTTAGTCTCATCATCCGACCAAGGGACTTTGGTGTCAGTCGTCATGGGTTCTTGACACAAAAGGGTAAGTGAAACTGTCATGCATTTTCTTTTACCATGTACTGTATTTCAAATTTCACACCTGTGTATTCTCCCCATATCGAGATGAGAGGAGATTCACTATAGTATTTGATATTCACTGGAGAATCCCTGTAAAAGAGGAACACAGAAATTCACATAAAGCAGATTTAAAATCccccacaaaaaaacacaatgaCTTCAAAGGAagctgggagacacaccaaaatTAGCCACTTCAATATCAGTTCTTACTGAAACAGAGGTGAATCTGCTTGCCGTTTCTGGGGAACCTCTGAACTGTTGCTCATTTTCCTCTTCCAGGACAGAGTCTGCCCTCTCCTACTCTCATTGGCTGAAAATGACGTTCCCTCCTTCACAATTTCATCCGTTTCAATTCTATCCATCTGTTCATTTCGCTTCTGTCTTGTTCTCTCAGATATCCTCCTCTTACCAGTCCCCAGATTTGGCTGGTCAATGGCAATCTCAATCATCTCTTCTTTATTTGGATGGTTTGAGATGGGTGTGGCCTCTTGCAGGCGATCAGAGTGTATTTGAGTATGTTTGTCAGCAGTAGTCCCCAGTTTCATGAAtggagggaaggacagagaggagaggatgcaGTCGTCCATAGGTAAAGACCAAGTgtctgagagaaatagagaacgaGAGGCTTAGTAAATCACTGCGACTTCTCACCCGTTTGATAGTCAAATAATACATTTATAATTCTAACAATCAAAGCAAAGATCATGACACATCAGTCATAATGTGCCAGCCTTACCTTTTACATCAATGTGTCCAAGATTTCTGTGATGTTCAATTAAATCCTTcatcttgtaagtcgctctggataagagcgtctgctaaatgacttaaatgtaaatgtaaatgtcctctGGCGGAGTCGCAGATTGCAAACACTCATCCAGAACTGAGGAGGCCCCATCAAGCCATGATACCACCTGAGAAAGTGCCCTTAGCCATCACAGGTGTGCATTAGCAGTGGTAGGTTCAAGTTTAATACAATACATGCTGTATTCTTTCTTCCTATtgattacatgtatttttttgcaCAGGAGGACGCTGAGGGGAGAatagctcataataatggctggattgGAGtggatggaatggcatcaaacacatggaaatcatgtgtttgatgccattcagTTTATGCCGTTGCTGACATTACTATGagcctgttctccccaattaaggtgccaacaGCCATCTGTGGGTTAATGTGCATCGTAAAATCACCCACACAGTGGTCCCTGGGTGTAGTGATGGAAGCTTTGATTCTGTCCAGGTGGGGCTGGATGGTCTCAGGGCTGACTTGGTGATCACCACGACACAATTCCAGAACCAGCTATGGACACAAAAAAAGTATTTCAACGCTATCattggcacagagagagagagagagagagagagagagaggagggggagagagagagagagaggaggaggggagagagagagagagagagagagagagagagagagagagagagagagagagagagagagagagagagagaggagggagagagagagggagagagagagagagagagagagagagagagagagagaggagggagagaggagggagagagagggagggagggagggagagagagagagagagagagagagtgcactaCTGGTTTACTGGTTCAACTATCAACCACTATTAGACAGATTGGAGGGAACTAATACAGTTGTTAAATGTACAAAAATAAACTACATTTCAGTCACTAAACAAATCCATgtgcagacacacatgcacacacacccacacacttctCAACAGAGATGCTAACCCTGGCTCTCAGTCTCAGGATGAGTTGGGCCCTCTGCCGGTAACTCAGCAGCTCTGGAACCATATCTGTCAGTGACAAACTCCTCCAGCATTCCATAATGCATGACAAGTCCTTTCTGCACAACTTGCCACATAGCAGCTGACAGAAGTTGCAGGGGTGGAGCCAAAAGGCGTAAATAAGAAATTGATAGAAAGGGAATCTGTTAGATATAAATAATTATACTCACATTAAAACACTACTAAGATCTACCAACACATTGGGTATTTGCTGTTCCAAAGACATTTCATCATAGGACTGAATTTATACTAAATTTAAGAATATTCATTAGTAGTAAGCCTTTGTGTTAGCGAACATATGGGACACGTCAAATTAATTGTAGACTTTAAACAATTGCACATAGCCTAAACTAAATATGAGCTGCAGGATAAAGGCTCACGAGGATGGCACCGGCATGCAGATGCATAGCAGACTCAACTATATAATGTTGCATTCAGGTCGGCACTAGAAACCTCGGAAAGTTCCACTATATACACGTTGTATTTAAAGCAATGATCGCAAGCAGTGTTTTAAAAACGTAGGCCAAACACTGCCCAGGTGGTGAAAGAAAAATCAGTGTTTCAAAAAAGTCACGCACCTTTACAATTTTCTGCACGGCTTCTTTCCATTGCTTGTGTCCAATTTTCAAAAAATATCCGACAGTGTCGCAAATATATCTCAATAACAGGGTTATTTACCTTGTTGTAGTAGTGTCAACTCAAACCAAAATGCTCTGATCTTGGACAAATATGGATGTATTTCTAATCAAAAACGTGCAGCATTATCATACTCATTCTGCAGGACGAAATAGATATCTTTGAGCGCATAAATCATTCAAAAATATTAGGAGAAACTGCTTCTCACAATTTGAACCTGGATGACCGAAAAAAAATATTCTGGTCTAATGCGCTTTAGTCCGGATCACATGAAGCCTGATTACCCCATTGATTGCGGATAACCATAATTGCCCGGTTTTGCTAATGAAGGCCACTATACGGAGTCACCGCAACTACCGGGTTGATTTTAATGCCTACGGAGATATAGGCCAAAACAGCCATATATCATGTTTCCATATGTATCATATATTCATTATCCATATATGGCTAATCCCCTTTAAACaatcaattgtgtgtgtgtgaattacaCCCATGACACTcgaggcggggggggggggtcctccaTTTATAAACTGTGATACTGTATTTACTGTCGTTGCTTTGGTCTTTTTCACTAAGTTTCGTTTTTCTTTCATCAAAACTGATGAGGAAGAGTGTAGCCACATCAACATTGCCAGACTTCCAGGAACGCTTGCGAAACAGACCACGCCGGGTTTGGGATTTGAGAATTTAATGAGAGAAAGGTTGGACTAAATTCCTGAGTTGTTCATTTCCTCGAAATCTAAAGACACAACCTAGATGCCATACAATGTCTTAAGTATTTTAACATGTTTTTACTCCGACCTTCTGAAATCGACAAACTGACACATTTTCATTTTCGTCAAAACTACTTTATTTGGAAGGAATGCCTTTGATTTGACAGCCCGCACATGCGCAGTTTTGTCGTGAGACGCAACGACGTACTTCTAAGCATGCGCTTTGCTAGACAAAGTCGTCATGACATCGCCCAGTGTGatcggggatttctattggagggGCAATTTTAGcctatcttcatactgtactgtctttgatgTAGTGGTATCCTGTGGTTCGCTGTCCTAAACCAGGAAAAACAGTCGCGTAAGTCATTGTGAGATGGCTCAACAATTGTTATTAAAAGTCATTTGCAATCATCAGGGAACATTGAACTATGCAGATCTGGCAGATATTGGGTGTGGGGCAGATATGATCTGCGCTCTTGATAAACTTGTTGAAAACGATTTATGTTCTATAGCAGTGTGTAATGGAAATGAACGCATTTTTGCGAAAACGAAAGTTAGACGCTGCAAGGCTCAGCAATGTGATGGCTGCAATGATTTACATCTATGTAAATTGTATCTATTTGGGGACTGCAAGAATAGTATCGGAAGGTAAgcataaaatatgttttatacGATATGGGCTAAATAAACTGCGTTTAAACAGGCAATCCAATTCTGAACTTGTTTCCACAATCTTATCTTTTTTAGAGCTGATGTGATTGGACAGAGGACCAATTAttgaaaaaagatcagaattgggctgcctgtctaaacgcaacGATAAAACCAGAAAAGTCCTAAAGTAGGCCAGTTAAACTCTGGTTAAACTCATCCGGGGCACCAGGCCATGCAAAACGAACTCGCCCAATGTTAGACTGCGTGCCTACACATTAAATGTATCATTGCAACtggttattactattattacattTGAGGTATTTCAGGCCAAAACTTGAAACTGCAACAGTGTTGAAAGATTCAATGGGGTTTAGATGTTGAATTAATTCAGCAAACTGAATTGTGCCTTGCATGTTTATTGACCTGTTTATTAACACTTTGATTCCCAGACGGACATGCCGCTTTGGCCATGACCTTCACTCCGAACACAACTCCATAGTTTTGAGAGAGAATAAACTTGAGACGCTGAGTAGACAAGAACTCCGGCAGCTATTATTACAGAATGACAACTCCCTCCTTCCACCGGTAAGAGCCAACCGTTTACCTCTAAGTGCTGATGTGgatcagtggagtgtgtgtgtgtgtgtgtgtgtgtgtgtgtgtgtgtgtgtgtgtgtgtgtgtgtgtgtgtgtgtgtgtgtgtgtgtgtgtgtgtgtgtgtgtgtgtgtgtgtgtgtgtgtgtgtgtgtgtgtgtgtgtgtgtgtgtgtgtgtgtgtggggcctgCTCCAGGCATAAGCGACATAAGCAAGGGGGTGGGGGAATCTATCGGGTCTCAATTTattgttgagagttagaatagtgtaatacaca is from Oncorhynchus gorbuscha isolate QuinsamMale2020 ecotype Even-year linkage group LG14, OgorEven_v1.0, whole genome shotgun sequence and encodes:
- the LOC123995889 gene encoding protein mono-ADP-ribosyltransferase PARP12-like; its protein translation is MAQQLLLKVICNHQGTLNYADLADIGCGADMICALDKLVENDLCSIAVCNGNERIFAKTKVRRCKAQQCDGCNDLHLCKLYLFGDCKNSIGRRTCRFGHDLHSEHNSIVLRENKLETLSRQELRQLLLQNDNSLLPPVCNSYNKGTMPYGNCPDQEGCRRLHVCDRYIRGTCSSGADCNRCHDFFEPHPLRTLQQRGVPNDLMVSMLSTYRNIQAMKSEGASGAASINRPQSCPQRNTGRRLQEQTSGLCSDKEY